The sequence cagaggtttggggtcagtaatactttttaagattttgaaaaaaaatttatttattacaaaaatattgaaatatttctataacttaaaataactgttttctatttcagtatattttaaaatgtgatttattcatttgatgtaaaaactggattttcagcagtcattactacagtcttcagtacatacaatccttcagaaatcgttctaatatgctgatttgttgctcgcgaaacatttctaattattatcaaagctgaaaatagttgtgctgctgaacatttttgtggaaacatgatccattttttcaaaagtctttgatgaatagaaagttcaaaagaacagcatttattttaaatacatttttaacattttaaatgtctttattgtcatgtTTGATCATCTTAATGTGTCCTTCCTTAATAAaagtcttactgactccaaacgtTTGGACAGtggtgtactgtatatacactgttTTGTATGCTGGTGTCCTCACTGGCATGACTTACTTTTCTAAACCAACTTCTGCAGGAAGATCACTTTGGATAACCAGTGCTTTTTGATGGTAAACAGCATGGCATATACCAGCTTTTAAATTCACACTGATCTGTCTTTTCAACAGCAAGAAGCCACCCCTTTTGATATTTAGAACAATATTTTATGTCGCTTATGTGAGTATTATATCATTAGCGTGTTTGTGAGTTCTATGACCTTGTAAACTAAACAGATGAAAGCCTTATAAAATCCTTAATCACTCACTCTCCTCTGCCTGTTTTGCAGATCCTGATTTCAAAGACCTTGGAGTTCAACCACCTCTTCCTAGTGAGTGAagtattttttagatttaattgaTCTCCTCTGCATAATAAAACCACTTCACAATGATACATTACTGTGCTTTCATGTTGTAGTTTGTGAGTTTGAGATGAGCGGACCAGAGGGGATTGTGGAGTCAGTAATGGTTACGAAAGAGGGTAAAGCGTTGCAGACAGAGGCTGTAGACTGCAGGTGGTTCATAAGAGCTCCTCCTGGCTCGAAGGTAAAACTCCATTCACAACcatatttaatgaaatgaatgccCAGCATGGTGGCCTAGGGCTGATCTGGTTACTTTCCACTATGTAATGATATAAAAAAGATCTCCTAAGAACACTGATATAAATGTGACTCTTATTGTTCAGATCTATTTGCGTTTCCTGGATTATGAAATGCAGAACTCAAACGAGTGCAAGCGTAATTTTGTGGCAGTGTATGATGGGAGCAGCTCGGTGGAACACCTAAAGAATAAATTCTGCAGCACGGTGGCCAATGACGTGATGCTGCTGACTTCATTAGGTGTGATTCGCATGTGGGCCGATGAGACCAGCCGCAGGAGCCGATTCCGTATCCTCTTCACCACCTTCCACGATCGTGAGTCattccaaggttttttttgtttgtttgtttttatcttaaCACATTTCAGTAGCACATACTGTATAGATTTCTTTTTCGTGATTTACCTCTTATTTTAACTGCATATTTGGACTAACACATTATTAGTCATTTCAGCCGTTTTAGCTGCATGATATGGTAGTGTCTCATGTGGTTCcttctataattattattattttgctctgcTCTTCAGCTCCCTGTGAAGGAGACTCTTTCTTCTGCCATGGCAACATGTGTATTAACCACACATTGGTGTGCAATGGTATCCAAAACTGTGTCTATCCTTGGGATGAGAATGGTTGCAAAGGTAAATAGtcacatgtttaaaaatgaactattaaaagaaaataatgctatttaaaagtatttatgctgtcaccatttactcacctcaAGTCATTACAAAActgtttgattttctttattaTGTGGAACACATTAAAgaaggacataaaaaaaaaaaaacagcatctgtgTTTTTGTCCATCCAGTTGACCCTTTCATTTCAAGGACACAGACAcagatacatttttcaaaatatccttttttgtgcattccacagaagaaaaaaaagttgtatagGTAAATGATaagagaattataatttttgagtAAAGACTTCATGTGCATGTTAACTACTGTAATCGATTGTATCCTTatttttcagcaaggatacattcatttgatcaatataaagatttataaggatacaaaagatttctattttgaatgtaTCATGGATTCCATAacagatattaagcagcacaactgctttcaacattgatattaaaaagaaatgtatcttgagcaccaaatcagcaaattagaatgctttctgaagggtcatgtgacactgaaggctggagtaatggctgttgaaaattcagctttaccatgacagaaataaattacatttttaaaatgcattcaaatagaaaacgattttttcataatatgtactgtattttaaacagtagttttttttcttaatttaaaacaGTGTGCCACATACAATATTTATGCTTCTTTtgcacagagaaaagaaaagccACTATCCTGGACAGTCTCGACAACACTAATGTGACCATTATAGGCGTGACCTGCGGAGTGGTGATTATCCTGCTCACCGTGTCAATCATCATTCAAATAAAACAGCCACGGAAGAAGTACATCATCCGCAGAGATGAATTCGACCCCACGTTGCTGCACGAAGCCTTTGAACCCCCACACTACGAGCTGTGCACGTTACGGCAAGCAACCTCATCCGACGGTGATGTTTTACCTGAAGACTTCCCCAAACTGCAGCGCACCTCCTCCAAATGCATCCACGGCCACCACTGTGGCTCCCAGGTGTCCAGCACTCGAGGCAGCCGCAGCGATCTCAGCCTGCGAGACGCTGCAGCTATTCTCTCAGAGATGGAGCCAACCATACAACCTCCATTTCCTCTGCAGGCCACCCCTACTGGCCGCAGGAATATCCTAGTGATGAAGCACAGCTACTCGCACGATGGGGCTGAAGAATGCGACCTGGATGATGAACTTTATGATGGGCCCACCACCAGCCGTGGGCGAGCTGCAATGGACAGAACTGTGCATCGGTCAGTATCCAATGACTTCTAATGGTTTTCCATGCACGTCAACCCAGCTTTTGGacagatttctttctttattgtcctttttgtctctgttttatttgtaatagttatgcacttgtttattgtgtttgttgacggacaaaatttccattttcacCGTTTTGTATCCATGGAGGATTATGGATCAAAAAACATGGGCGCATTAATATGTGAACCATAAAACTAAATTCCTGCcagttttcttttcctgttttgtATATGACTAGTCCTAGGCTGTCTAGTCCATATCATTTGATGACTGTTATGCACTTTTGTTTTCATCCTAATATTGAGAAATGATATTAGGACACTCAATCGTTGCATATGTTTGatgtaaatattttgattcatACAGTTTGGTGTGGGtatcatttaaaacattacataaaaacatgTCATTACTGCTATGGCTATTTTCACCTTTGTGTTTTGTAATGTGGGACAGGCTTCTCTTTTTCCTTGAGCTGtgtggtttaatttatttgtgctttaCTTGTgacttaatttatttgtattttcattgcTTTTATGCCTATGTGAGAACATTTTTGCTTCTTTTATACTTTGTTACCCGAATGCTTCAGTTTTCATTCTCATATCACATATTActgataaaattacaaacaagttGTTATGCTGtctcattttattgcatttttattataaaatgccaTGTAGAACAAAAACGATATTTTACAAAAAGTGCCTTTCCATTGGATTGCCTCCTCCTTATTGGTAATATTTTAGAGCGGTTGTAGGCATGTGAACATTTCTAATATTGCCAACCTCGTCATAATAACGTCCATGCATTTAATACTATAAAAGTACTGTTTTCATTATCATTACATCTGTCATTTAAAGTTGAAAAACAGCAGCAGTCACTATTATCCGCATAATAGTGCCTCCCTCTGGTATATTAAAGTAATTGCAGTGGATAAACTTtcaccattatttaaaaaaaaaatacatataaagggACAGTTAATTAACAGGTTATGAATCTCGAACCCACAATTCGTTAGGTTTCttcaagtcatttttattatccCATGAACTAATACTATGTCCATCTGTAACAAAGAGAGAGAGCGGAACTAATGACGTTTTGTTGACTCGTCGGACAGAAAAGGAGATGCACCGACTTTCATGTATCTCGTCtcgtaaaataataatatgaacgTCCTGtggttgttttataatatatctatataatttatagaCAGTATAGGTGTGTGTATGGTTACATGACTATGTCGTTGATTTAGTTAAATGTCTTGCTCATTACTTGCATATCTGATCTATTTTAATCGCAAATCTGTCAGAAGCTGCGTGCTGTCATTGGGCAGGAGGTCAGTTAATGAGtgcctctaaatacatttagGATGTCTGAATTTGGCATAGAATCAAATCACTCCACAGAGACTTGTAAGCAGGGATCAGCTGGTGACAGTGCTTTTAAAAAACGACTCGGTATTTTTGCAACTTGTGTCGTGGGAGGGTCATTGGTCGCTCTGTATGCGGTGACCGGACCGTTTGTTGCACCAGCATTGAGGAAAGTTTGTCTCCCATTTGTACCTGCAACAAGGACTCAAATCGAAAACGTTTTTAAGGTTTTGAAAACTAGATCAGGGTCTCTGGTGGATATCGGCAGCGGAGATGGACGGATAGTGAGTTTccttattttgactttttttttcataatgcatttgttttagtaaagaaaataaaaatttatgtgtgtgtgtttgtttatttatttttataatacgaTGAAGAAAGGGCTTTTATAAATGTTCTCAGAGATATAAAGTGATCATACCTTCATAagaatattttatgtaaagcttCCTCTTTTGCGCTAACAAACAGTACCAAGTAAATGCCatagtatatgaataaaaatcattCAACACTGTGGTATATCAGCATTGGAATACAACTGTATAATATTTGATGTTAGATGATCCCAGTTTGTTAATAGTCCTAATAGTCCTGTTCCTCTGTGTTTCTGGTTTGGTGTAGGTTATCGCTGCGGCAAAAAGTGGTTTCAAGGCAGTTGGCTTTGAGCTGAACCCATGGCTGGTCTGGTACTCCCGATACAAAGCCTGGAGGGAAGGTGTTCATCACAACAcatctttttatatttctgaCCTTTGGAAGGTGAGGACAGGTCAATCATAATCTAAATGTGGACCTTAGAGATCAATACAGTCTGTATGTGATCATGCCACATGTGTTTGAAGTATTATTATTTGTCTCTTCTTTCATAGGTCAGTTTTTCAGAGTACTCCAATGTGGTCATTTTTGGCGTTCCTCAAATGGTAAGATCTTCTGactgattttatatatacatacatacatataaatgtacatgcattattttttacaatctGACAGACATTGTTGTTTTCTCCACAGATGGAGCAGCTTGAAGTCAAGCTCCAAACAGAGCTCCAGAGTTCAGCCAAAGTCGTGGCTTGTCGCTTTCCATTTCCCACTTGGACTCCTGATGATGTCGCTGGAGAGGGAATTGATACTGTTTGGGTTTATAATGCCAAGACATTCAAACCTCCCATCAGAAATGACGAAGACAGTGACAGACAAGAACTAATGACAAACTAAGtttctttaaagaaacatttctttctttatt is a genomic window of Cyprinus carpio isolate SPL01 chromosome B2, ASM1834038v1, whole genome shotgun sequence containing:
- the LOC109074520 gene encoding neuropilin and tolloid-like protein 1; amino-acid sequence: MVPRVKLLVVVASLVNLGFSGAPTAPPKRVIVKNNSGVTPAGLCGAWVKEPDGGLFTSPNYPEKYPPDRECIYIIEASPRQCIDLYFDEKYAIEPSWECKFDHIEVRDGPFSFSPIIGRYCGQESPTYVRSSGRYLWIKFVADGELEAIGFSARYNFTQDPDFKDLGVQPPLPICEFEMSGPEGIVESVMVTKEGKALQTEAVDCRWFIRAPPGSKIYLRFLDYEMQNSNECKRNFVAVYDGSSSVEHLKNKFCSTVANDVMLLTSLGVIRMWADETSRRSRFRILFTTFHDPPCEGDSFFCHGNMCINHTLVCNGIQNCVYPWDENGCKEKRKATILDSLDNTNVTIIGVTCGVVIILLTVSIIIQIKQPRKKYIIRRDEFDPTLLHEAFEPPHYELCTLRQATSSDGDVLPEDFPKLQRTSSKCIHGHHCGSQVSSTRGSRSDLSLRDAAAILSEMEPTIQPPFPLQATPTGRRNILVMKHSYSHDGAEECDLDDELYDGPTTSRGRAAMDRTVHRSVSNDF
- the atpsckmt gene encoding protein FAM173B-like — protein: MSEFGIESNHSTETCKQGSAGDSAFKKRLGIFATCVVGGSLVALYAVTGPFVAPALRKVCLPFVPATRTQIENVFKVLKTRSGSLVDIGSGDGRIVIAAAKSGFKAVGFELNPWLVWYSRYKAWREGVHHNTSFYISDLWKVSFSEYSNVVIFGVPQMMEQLEVKLQTELQSSAKVVACRFPFPTWTPDDVAGEGIDTVWVYNAKTFKPPIRNDEDSDRQELMTN